One part of the Esox lucius isolate fEsoLuc1 chromosome 10, fEsoLuc1.pri, whole genome shotgun sequence genome encodes these proteins:
- the hey1 gene encoding hairy/enhancer-of-split related with YRPW motif protein 1 gives MKRNHDFSSSDSELDENIEVEKESVDENGNISSPLGPMSPSTKTQVNARKRRRGIIEKRRRDRINNSLTELRRLVPSAFEKQGSAKLEKAEILQMTVDHLKMLHAAGGKGYYDAHALAMDYRGLGFRECLAETARYLSIIEGLDNTDPLRVRLVSHLNSYASQREAHSVSVSGLGHLAWGSAFGSPSTHLAHHLLLQQQHHQHQPGATLSLTRSPSASPPSSSSSPSSSSSSSSSSPIEREPRSSPHGHGPSRLSGATPLSEHGHAKGGPLRVLPSTASLPPGLNLAVSSAAAVASKHSPSLSLSSLSTLSAFTFPFSAFPLLSPGTLSPPSHNPSNQAGLGKHPYRPWGMEIGAF, from the exons atgaaaagaaatcacGATTTTAGCTCTTCGGACAGCGAGCTTGACGAGAACATTGAGGTTGAGAAGGAGAGTGTCGATGAAAATGG GAACATTAGTTCTCCGCTCGGGCCAATGTCTCCATCAACAAAAACCCAAGTGAATGCGAGAAAGCGGCGCCGAGGA aTCATTGAAAAACGTCGCCGTGACAGAATCAACAACAGTCTCACCGAACTACGTAGGCTGGTCCCCAGCGCCTTCGAGAAGCAG GGTTCAGCTAAACTGGAGAAAGCAGAGATTCTGCAGATGACGGTGGATCATTTGAAGATGCTCCATGCTGCTGGAGGCAAAG GTTACTATGACGCCCATGCTCTGGCCATGGACTACCGGGGTCTGGGTTTCAGGGAGTGTCTGGCAGAAACGGCCCGCTACCTGAGCATCATCGAGGGCCTGGACAACACTGACCCCCTGCGGGTCCGCCTGGTGTCCCACCTTAACAGTTATGCCTCCCAGAGGGAGGCGCACTCTGTCTCCGTGTccgggctggggcacctggccTGGGGCTCGGCCTTTGGGTCCCCCTCCACCCACCTGGCCCACCACCTCCTTCTCCAGCAGCAGCACCATCAACACCAGCCGGGGGCAACGCTATCGCTGACACGCAGCCCCTCCGCCAGCCCTCcgtcctcctcttcttctccttcttcatcttcttcctcctcctcctcctctccgaTAGAGAGAGAGCCCCGCTCTTCGCCTCATGGCCACGGTCCCAGCAGGCTTAGCGGTGCCACCCCCCTATCTGAGCACGGCCACGCCAAGGGCGGTCCCCTCCGCGTCCTGCCCAGCACCGCCTCCCTCCCCCCGGGGCTGAATCTCGCAGTGAGCTCCGCAGCTGCTGTGGCCTCCAAGCactccccttccctctccctgtcctccctctccacaCTGTCGGCATTCACCTTCCCCTTCAGTGCCTTCCCCCTGTTGTCCCCCGGCACGCTCAGCCCCCCTAGCCACAACCCATCCAATCAGGCCGGCTTGGGAAAGCATCCTTACCGGCCCTGGGGCATGGAGATTGGGGCTTTCTGA
- the stmn2b gene encoding stathmin-2b isoform X1, producing MAKTAIAYKEKMKEISVLSLICSCLYPEARKNLIGEFEGKKKEAGMEVKPINKRASGQAFEVILKPPSPVSDAAHCVTSPPKKDVSLEDIQKKLEAAEDRRRTQEALVLRALCEKREHEREVLIKAMEENNNFSKMAEEKLTMKMEQFKENREAYLASIMERLQKKERHAQVVRRNKELREELTA from the exons ATGGCTAAAACAGCAATTG CGTACAAAGAGAAGATGAAGGAGATTTCTGTCCTGTCTCTTATCTGCTCCTGCCTGTATCCAGAGGCACGTAAAAACCTTATTGGAGAGTTTGAAGGTAAGAAGAAAG AGGCAGGCATGGAGGTGAAGCCCATCAACAAACGTGCCTCTGGCCAGGCCTTCGAGGTGATCCTGAAGcccccctccccagtgtcaGACGCAGCCCACTGCGTCACCTCGCCTCCTAAGAAAGATGTCTCACTGGAGGACATCCAGAAGAAGCTGGAGGCAGCTGAGGACCGGAGGAGA ACTCAGGAGGCCTTGGTCCTCAGAGCCCTATGTGAGAAGAGGGAGCACGAGAGGGAGGTTCTGATCAAGGCCATGGAGGAGAACAACAACTTCAGCaagatggcagaggagaagctCACCATGAAGATGGAGCAGTTCAAGGAGAACCGCGAGGCCTATCTGGCCTCCATTATGGAACGCCTGCAGAAGAAG GAGAGACATGCCCAGGTGGTGCGCAGGAACAAAGAGCTGAGGGAAGAGCTGACAGCGTGA
- the stmn2b gene encoding stathmin-2b isoform X2, which translates to MAKTAIAYKEKMKEISVLSLICSCLYPEARKNLIGEFEEAGMEVKPINKRASGQAFEVILKPPSPVSDAAHCVTSPPKKDVSLEDIQKKLEAAEDRRRTQEALVLRALCEKREHEREVLIKAMEENNNFSKMAEEKLTMKMEQFKENREAYLASIMERLQKKERHAQVVRRNKELREELTA; encoded by the exons ATGGCTAAAACAGCAATTG CGTACAAAGAGAAGATGAAGGAGATTTCTGTCCTGTCTCTTATCTGCTCCTGCCTGTATCCAGAGGCACGTAAAAACCTTATTGGAGAGTTTGAAG AGGCAGGCATGGAGGTGAAGCCCATCAACAAACGTGCCTCTGGCCAGGCCTTCGAGGTGATCCTGAAGcccccctccccagtgtcaGACGCAGCCCACTGCGTCACCTCGCCTCCTAAGAAAGATGTCTCACTGGAGGACATCCAGAAGAAGCTGGAGGCAGCTGAGGACCGGAGGAGA ACTCAGGAGGCCTTGGTCCTCAGAGCCCTATGTGAGAAGAGGGAGCACGAGAGGGAGGTTCTGATCAAGGCCATGGAGGAGAACAACAACTTCAGCaagatggcagaggagaagctCACCATGAAGATGGAGCAGTTCAAGGAGAACCGCGAGGCCTATCTGGCCTCCATTATGGAACGCCTGCAGAAGAAG GAGAGACATGCCCAGGTGGTGCGCAGGAACAAAGAGCTGAGGGAAGAGCTGACAGCGTGA